One genomic segment of Pedobacter endophyticus includes these proteins:
- a CDS encoding 3-oxoacyl-ACP synthase III family protein, with product MHQSKIAGIGYYVPKNVYTNNDLSRFMDTNDEWIRERTGIQERRFADRNEETTTTMGIEAAKIAIERAAITAKDVDFIIFATLSPDYYFPGCGVLLQREMGMGEIGALDIRNQCSGFVYALSVADQFVKTGMYKNVLVVGSEKHSFAMDFETRSRNVSVIFGDGAGAVVLQPTDEKGKGILSTHLHSDGADAEILAMYYPGSHANKWMKDKPAYPDQELGGLFMTPEILASGAALPYMDGPSVFKKAVVKFPEVIKEALAANNLTEKDIDMLVPHQANLRISQYVQNLLGLSDDQVFNNIQKYGNTTAASVPIALCEAWEAGKINDGDLVCLAAFGSGFTWASALIRW from the coding sequence ATGCATCAATCTAAAATTGCGGGAATAGGATATTACGTTCCAAAGAATGTATATACCAATAACGATTTAAGTCGCTTTATGGATACCAACGACGAATGGATCAGGGAACGTACGGGAATTCAGGAACGCCGCTTTGCAGATCGCAACGAGGAAACCACTACCACCATGGGCATTGAAGCCGCCAAAATTGCAATCGAACGGGCAGCGATTACCGCAAAGGACGTAGATTTTATCATCTTCGCTACGCTAAGTCCCGATTATTATTTTCCAGGCTGTGGCGTGTTGCTTCAACGCGAAATGGGAATGGGCGAAATTGGTGCCTTAGATATCCGCAACCAATGTTCGGGTTTTGTGTATGCATTATCAGTGGCCGATCAGTTTGTAAAAACCGGTATGTACAAAAATGTGCTTGTGGTTGGTAGCGAAAAGCACTCGTTTGCGATGGACTTTGAAACCCGCAGCAGAAATGTATCGGTAATTTTCGGCGATGGTGCCGGGGCGGTTGTGCTGCAGCCTACCGATGAAAAAGGAAAAGGGATTTTAAGCACACATTTACACAGCGACGGTGCCGATGCCGAAATTTTGGCCATGTATTACCCCGGCTCACATGCCAACAAATGGATGAAAGATAAACCGGCTTATCCTGATCAGGAACTCGGCGGATTGTTTATGACACCGGAAATTTTAGCAAGCGGGGCGGCGCTACCTTATATGGATGGCCCTTCTGTTTTTAAAAAGGCTGTTGTAAAGTTTCCCGAGGTGATTAAAGAGGCGCTGGCGGCCAATAACCTCACCGAAAAAGATATTGATATGCTGGTGCCGCATCAGGCGAACTTGCGCATTAGCCAATATGTTCAAAATTTGTTGGGCTTAAGCGACGATCAGGTTTTTAACAACATTCAAAAATATGGCAATACTACCGCAGCCTCAGTGCCAATTGCGCTTTGCGAAGCTTGGGAAGCGGGAAAGATTAACGATGGCGACTTGGTTTGCCTTGCTGCTTTCGGCTCGGGCTTTACCTGGGCCAGCGCACTGATTAGATGGTAG
- a CDS encoding cold-shock protein, translating into MQQGTVKFFNETKGFGFIVPSNGDAEIFVHASGLIDNIRENDTVNYDVEEGRKGLNAVNVKVA; encoded by the coding sequence ATGCAACAAGGAACAGTAAAATTTTTTAATGAAACTAAAGGTTTCGGATTCATTGTACCATCAAATGGTGATGCCGAAATTTTTGTTCATGCTTCAGGCTTAATTGACAACATTCGTGAGAATGATACCGTAAACTACGATGTAGAAGAAGGTAGAAAAGGCCTAAACGCGGTAAATGTAAAGGTAGCTTAA
- a CDS encoding succinate dehydrogenase cytochrome b subunit, translated as MSGFGNALSSSIGKKYVMGITGIFLILFLIVHAGINALIFINDNGLTFNIGAHFMATNWIIRAGEYILFLGLILHIYQALILTNQNRKARPERYAVYNGNANSKWYSRSMGLLGTLLLIFLVIHLKDFWVVSRFTGIPTVDANGHEDLYAVMREKFQDPVRVAAYVLLMISLCYHLMHGFASAFQTMGWNHSKYNGIIKTTGVVYSIVISVLFAVMPIAVYTGLVI; from the coding sequence ATGAGTGGTTTCGGAAATGCGCTTTCTTCATCAATAGGAAAGAAATATGTCATGGGTATCACAGGTATTTTCCTGATACTCTTTTTAATTGTACACGCTGGTATCAATGCGTTAATTTTTATCAACGATAATGGGCTCACGTTTAATATTGGAGCACATTTTATGGCTACCAATTGGATCATCAGAGCCGGAGAATACATCTTATTCTTAGGTTTGATCCTTCACATTTATCAGGCTTTGATTTTAACAAATCAAAACAGAAAGGCAAGACCTGAAAGATATGCAGTATATAATGGTAACGCCAATAGCAAGTGGTACAGTCGCTCAATGGGGTTGCTCGGTACCTTGCTGCTTATTTTCCTGGTTATACACCTGAAAGATTTTTGGGTAGTTTCTCGTTTTACCGGGATCCCAACAGTGGATGCTAACGGACACGAAGATTTATATGCGGTAATGAGAGAGAAATTTCAGGACCCTGTACGAGTTGCCGCTTACGTGCTGCTAATGATTTCGTTATGCTATCATTTAATGCACGGATTTGCCTCGGCATTCCAAACCATGGGGTGGAACCATTCCAAATACAATGGAATTATCAAAACCACAGGCGTTGTTTATTCAATTGTGATTTCCGTTTTGTTCGCCGTGATGCCAATTGCAGTGTACACAGGTTTAGTTATTTAG
- a CDS encoding succinate dehydrogenase/fumarate reductase iron-sulfur subunit: MSTGNMNLTLKVWRQKNNQTKGALVDYKLSGISPDMSFLEMFDVLNEDLISKGEEPVVFDHDCREGICGMCSMFINGRPHGPKDLVTTCQLHMRSFKDGDTIVVEPWRAAAFPVIKDLTVDRSSFDRVIAAGGFISVNTGNAQDANNLPIPKMKADAAFEAAACIGCGACVATCKNASAMLFVSAKISQLALLPQGQPERYRRVQSMVAQMDAEGFGNCTNTGACEAECPKGITLENIARMNRDFASAKFVSEETV; this comes from the coding sequence ATGAGTACAGGAAATATGAACTTAACGCTAAAAGTTTGGCGTCAAAAAAATAACCAAACCAAAGGTGCTTTGGTAGACTATAAATTGTCTGGTATTTCTCCAGATATGTCTTTCTTGGAGATGTTCGATGTGTTAAACGAAGATCTGATTAGCAAAGGCGAAGAACCGGTGGTGTTCGATCACGATTGTCGCGAAGGTATTTGCGGAATGTGCTCCATGTTTATCAATGGCCGTCCGCACGGACCTAAGGATTTGGTAACTACTTGCCAGTTGCACATGCGTTCTTTCAAAGATGGCGACACTATTGTTGTTGAGCCCTGGAGAGCTGCCGCTTTTCCGGTGATCAAAGATTTAACCGTAGATCGTTCTTCTTTTGACAGAGTGATTGCTGCGGGTGGTTTTATCTCGGTAAATACTGGTAACGCCCAAGATGCAAACAATTTGCCTATCCCGAAAATGAAAGCTGATGCTGCTTTTGAGGCTGCTGCTTGTATTGGCTGTGGTGCATGCGTAGCAACATGTAAAAATGCATCGGCAATGCTGTTTGTTTCGGCAAAAATCTCTCAGTTGGCGCTGTTGCCACAAGGTCAGCCAGAGCGTTACCGTCGTGTACAAAGCATGGTGGCGCAAATGGATGCCGAAGGCTTTGGTAATTGTACCAATACAGGTGCTTGCGAAGCAGAATGCCCTAAAGGAATTACTTTGGAGAACATTGCCCGCATGAACCGCGATTTCGCCTCAGCAAAATTCGTTTCAGAAGAAACGGTTTAA
- the dtd gene encoding D-aminoacyl-tRNA deacylase, whose translation MRAVLQRVTQASCTVDGNITGEIGTGFLVLLGIEDADTVDDLEWLAQKIANMRVFEDENGLMNKALADVGGNILLISQFTLFAATKKGNRPGFTRAAKPDVAIPLYEKMIEQLASLTGKNIQTGIFGADMKIALLNDGPVTILIDTKNKE comes from the coding sequence ATGCGAGCAGTATTACAAAGAGTTACCCAGGCAAGTTGCACCGTTGACGGAAATATTACCGGCGAAATCGGAACCGGTTTTTTAGTTTTGCTGGGAATAGAAGATGCGGATACCGTGGATGATTTGGAATGGTTGGCGCAAAAGATTGCGAATATGCGTGTTTTTGAGGATGAAAATGGCCTCATGAACAAGGCGTTGGCCGATGTTGGCGGCAATATTTTGCTGATTAGTCAATTTACGTTATTTGCTGCTACCAAAAAAGGCAATAGACCGGGCTTTACGCGAGCCGCAAAACCCGATGTGGCCATTCCGCTTTACGAGAAAATGATCGAGCAGTTAGCCAGCCTAACAGGAAAAAACATCCAGACGGGCATATTCGGCGCCGATATGAAAATTGCACTGTTAAACGATGGCCCCGTTACGATTTTGATTGATACGAAGAATAAGGAATAG
- a CDS encoding TonB-dependent receptor yields the protein MKNLLFAAFAVLLPFIALAQNSVTGKVTDNSQNALPGATIKIKHQRTAVLSDVDGNYTLSNLANGTYTIIVSYVGYRAQEKSVVLTGNATLNFTLVQQNFLADEVVVNATRASKNSATTFKNLSKEELAKNNLGQDLPYLLNQTPSVVVTSDAGAGVGYTGMRIRGSDATRINVTLNGIPLNDAESQGSFFINLPDLASSVDNIQIQRGVGTSTNGAGAFGGSLNIQTTTRRDSAYAELNNTYGSYNTWKNTVSVGSGLIDNKFTFDGRLSRIKSDGYVDRASSNLKSFFVSGAYYGKKDILRANVFSGSEKTYQAWNGVSEETLKTDRTHNDFTYDNQTDNYQQDHYQLFYTRNITNQLVANAALHYTYGRGYYEEYKEDQGLTDYGIAPVVLGGVTQETSDLVRRLWLDNDFYGVTYSLNYTPKNNLNFVLGGAYNEYKGRHFDEVVWAQFANYDGSGSIRHRYDDNDAFKTDFNIFGRANYQIDQFALFADLQYRRVYYSYFGIDPNGTPAQQNATLNFFNPKAGVTYNFSDKSNVYASVAVGNKEPNRRDFTDSNINSRPKAEHLTDVEAGYRTQFANVTLGVNGFAMFYKDQLINTGKLNDVGGQTRQNVPDSYRAGIEIDGKWQILEKLSWAATATFSRNKIKNFTEYIYDEDPAALTANVVNSYKNTTIAFSPSIIASSEISYSVLPNANIAFLSKYVGKQYLDNTSAETRTLSSFFVNDVRLSYNTPVAGIKNVGLSLLINNIFSTLYESNGGTYPYLYGGTLDRFNYYYPQATRNFLLSLNVRF from the coding sequence TTGAAAAATTTACTTTTTGCAGCGTTTGCTGTCCTGTTGCCTTTCATTGCACTGGCGCAAAACTCGGTTACCGGAAAAGTTACCGACAACAGTCAAAATGCCTTACCCGGCGCTACCATTAAAATTAAACACCAACGTACAGCAGTACTTAGCGATGTCGACGGAAATTACACCTTGAGCAACCTGGCCAATGGCACATACACCATTATTGTAAGCTATGTAGGTTACAGGGCACAAGAAAAATCGGTGGTGCTTACAGGAAATGCGACATTAAACTTTACGCTGGTTCAGCAGAATTTTCTGGCCGATGAAGTCGTGGTAAACGCCACCCGGGCCTCAAAAAACTCGGCAACAACCTTTAAGAACCTGAGTAAGGAGGAACTCGCCAAGAATAATCTCGGTCAGGATTTACCTTATTTGTTAAACCAAACGCCATCCGTTGTAGTCACTTCCGATGCTGGTGCTGGCGTGGGTTACACAGGCATGCGGATTCGTGGAAGCGATGCAACCCGCATCAATGTAACATTGAACGGTATTCCCTTGAACGATGCCGAAAGTCAAGGCAGTTTTTTTATTAATTTGCCCGATCTCGCATCATCCGTTGACAACATTCAGATTCAACGTGGGGTTGGTACATCAACAAACGGCGCTGGCGCCTTTGGCGGAAGTTTAAATATTCAAACCACGACACGTCGCGATTCTGCCTATGCTGAACTGAACAATACTTATGGTTCTTACAACACGTGGAAAAACACGGTAAGCGTGGGTTCTGGCTTAATTGACAATAAATTTACCTTCGATGGCCGTTTATCGCGAATTAAATCCGACGGCTATGTCGACCGGGCATCTTCAAACTTAAAATCATTTTTCGTATCGGGCGCCTATTACGGCAAAAAAGATATTTTACGTGCGAATGTGTTTAGCGGAAGCGAAAAAACATACCAGGCCTGGAATGGCGTAAGCGAAGAGACGTTAAAAACCGATCGTACGCACAACGATTTCACTTATGATAACCAAACCGACAATTATCAGCAAGATCATTATCAATTATTTTATACCCGAAACATCACCAATCAGCTCGTGGCCAACGCCGCCTTGCATTATACGTATGGCCGAGGCTATTATGAAGAATATAAAGAGGATCAGGGCTTGACAGACTACGGAATAGCTCCAGTGGTATTGGGTGGTGTAACGCAAGAAACATCGGACTTGGTGCGCAGACTTTGGCTCGATAACGATTTTTACGGCGTAACCTACTCATTGAATTATACACCGAAAAACAACTTAAATTTCGTTTTGGGTGGGGCCTATAATGAATACAAAGGACGACATTTTGACGAAGTAGTATGGGCGCAGTTTGCCAATTACGATGGAAGCGGATCGATTCGTCATCGATATGATGATAATGATGCCTTTAAAACAGACTTTAATATTTTTGGCAGGGCCAATTATCAAATTGATCAGTTTGCGCTGTTTGCAGATTTGCAATACAGAAGGGTGTATTATTCTTATTTTGGCATCGATCCGAACGGAACCCCGGCGCAGCAAAACGCGACTTTGAATTTCTTTAACCCCAAAGCGGGCGTAACCTATAACTTTAGCGATAAAAGTAATGTTTATGCTTCCGTTGCCGTTGGCAACAAGGAGCCCAATAGAAGGGACTTTACGGACTCAAACATTAACAGTCGCCCAAAAGCGGAACATTTAACCGATGTTGAAGCCGGGTATCGTACACAGTTTGCCAATGTAACTTTAGGGGTAAATGGTTTCGCCATGTTTTATAAAGATCAGTTAATTAATACGGGGAAACTAAATGATGTGGGCGGCCAAACGCGTCAAAACGTTCCCGACAGCTATCGGGCGGGTATAGAAATAGACGGAAAGTGGCAGATTCTTGAAAAACTCTCATGGGCTGCAACAGCAACTTTTAGTAGAAACAAGATCAAGAACTTTACTGAATACATTTACGATGAAGACCCTGCAGCATTAACAGCCAATGTGGTGAACAGTTATAAGAATACTACGATTGCATTTTCTCCATCGATTATCGCATCAAGCGAAATTAGCTATTCGGTTCTGCCAAACGCAAACATTGCCTTTTTGAGCAAGTATGTTGGGAAGCAATATTTGGATAACACATCGGCCGAAACACGTACCCTTTCGAGCTTTTTTGTTAACGATGTGCGTTTGAGTTACAATACGCCTGTTGCGGGGATTAAAAATGTGGGCTTAAGCCTGCTAATTAATAACATTTTCAGCACTTTGTACGAAAGCAATGGCGGCACTTATCCCTATTTGTACGGTGGTACCTTAGATCGTTTTAACTATTATTACCCACAAGCAACACGCAACTTTTTGTTGAGTTTAAATGTGAGGTTTTGA
- a CDS encoding thioredoxin family protein, with translation MVNYKEYFDEQGIDYLTYRLLVDDLLLEGKTTGPDNSEAMLQYSKMNVQRMSRIDKTAALNESLMSTISGLTKNYKFLVITEGWCGDAAQIIPVFNKIATESLGKIALRFVLRDKNLPLIDAHLTNGGRAIPVLIILNESADQVLATWAPRPQVLQGLLSEWKKETSDMSILSEKLHGWYAKDKTQTTQAELTSLLKGLEG, from the coding sequence ATGGTTAATTATAAAGAATATTTTGACGAGCAAGGGATTGATTACCTCACTTACCGATTACTGGTTGATGATTTGTTGCTTGAGGGCAAAACAACCGGTCCGGACAATAGCGAGGCGATGCTCCAATACAGCAAAATGAATGTTCAGCGGATGAGCCGGATCGATAAAACCGCTGCCCTCAACGAGTCGTTAATGTCGACCATTTCAGGATTAACCAAAAACTATAAATTTCTTGTCATTACGGAGGGTTGGTGTGGCGATGCTGCACAAATTATTCCTGTCTTCAATAAAATCGCAACCGAATCGCTTGGTAAAATAGCGTTACGATTTGTTCTCCGCGATAAAAATCTACCTTTAATTGATGCACATCTGACCAATGGTGGCCGGGCAATTCCTGTTTTAATTATACTTAACGAAAGTGCAGATCAGGTTTTGGCAACTTGGGCGCCACGTCCACAGGTTTTGCAGGGCTTATTGAGCGAGTGGAAAAAAGAAACTTCTGACATGAGCATCCTTTCTGAGAAACTTCACGGGTGGTACGCAAAAGATAAAACCCAAACCACGCAGGCGGAGTTAACGAGCTTATTGAAAGGATTGGAGGGATAG
- a CDS encoding type II toxin-antitoxin system RelE/ParE family toxin: MRYDVLTSSLFDKEYKKLCKKYKSAKNDIVVFVENLRQNPLQGIPLGKDCYKIRLAITSKGKGKSSGARLITSVRITHNTIYLLSIYDKSEQVSISDNELDAILRSLGD, from the coding sequence ATGAGATATGATGTTCTTACATCATCCCTTTTCGATAAAGAATATAAAAAGCTCTGTAAAAAATATAAATCTGCAAAAAATGATATCGTTGTTTTTGTAGAGAATCTTCGACAAAACCCGTTACAAGGGATTCCGCTAGGAAAAGATTGTTATAAAATCCGGCTCGCAATTACAAGTAAAGGCAAGGGGAAATCATCCGGGGCAAGGCTGATTACAAGCGTAAGAATCACACACAATACAATCTATCTTTTATCAATATACGATAAATCCGAACAAGTTTCCATTTCAGATAATGAATTAGATGCTATATTAAGATCTTTGGGAGATTAA
- a CDS encoding fumarate reductase/succinate dehydrogenase flavoprotein subunit: MSDINSNIPEGELTSKWTKYKSSVPLVNPSNKRTIEVIIVGSGLAGASAAATLAEMGYKVKCFCFQDSPRRAHSIAAQGGINAAKNYQNDGDSVYRLFYDTIKGGDYRSREANVHRLAEVSANIIDQCVAQGVPLAREYGGLLDNRSFGGTQVQRTFYAAGQTGQQLLLGAYSALERQIGMGKVEMYTRHEMLEVVKIDGKARGIIARNLITGDIERHFGHAVVLGTGGYGNVFYLSTNAMGSNVTAAWKAHKQGAYFANPCYTQIHPTCIPVSGDHQSKLTLMSESLRNDGRIWVPKKKGDNRKASEIPEDERDYYLERRYPAFGNLVPRDVASRAAKERCDAGYGVGASKLAVYLDFKANTERYGRIEASKAGNHNPDKETCMRLGTAVIKEKYGNLFDMYAQITGENPYETPMRIYPAVHYTMGGLWVDYNLMTSVPGLYCTGEANFSDHGANRLGASALMQGLADGYFVLPYTIGAYLSKEISTKAIPTDHPAFVEAEEKAKGILNKLVSIKGTKSVDHFHKRLGHIMWEKCGMARNATGLNEAIQEIRALRAEFWSDVRVPGTVDGLNPELEKAGRVADFIELGELMCIDALNRNESCGGHFREEYQTEEGEALRDDENYAYVAAWEFKEGVNFELHKEELKFENIKVAQRSYK, translated from the coding sequence ATGTCAGATATTAATTCAAATATTCCAGAAGGTGAATTAACCAGTAAATGGACGAAATATAAGTCTTCTGTGCCTTTGGTTAATCCATCGAACAAAAGAACGATAGAAGTAATTATCGTAGGTTCGGGTTTAGCGGGCGCTTCGGCAGCTGCAACCTTAGCCGAAATGGGTTATAAAGTAAAATGTTTTTGCTTTCAGGATTCACCTCGTCGTGCGCACTCTATTGCAGCGCAAGGAGGTATCAATGCAGCAAAAAATTATCAGAACGATGGTGACAGTGTTTATCGTCTTTTCTACGATACCATAAAAGGGGGCGATTATCGTTCTCGTGAGGCCAATGTACATCGTTTGGCAGAGGTAAGTGCTAACATTATCGATCAATGTGTGGCTCAAGGTGTTCCGCTGGCTCGCGAATATGGCGGCTTGTTAGATAATCGTTCATTCGGTGGTACACAAGTTCAACGTACGTTTTACGCTGCAGGGCAAACCGGACAGCAGTTACTATTAGGTGCCTACTCGGCTTTAGAACGCCAGATTGGTATGGGTAAAGTAGAAATGTACACGCGCCACGAAATGCTTGAAGTGGTTAAAATCGACGGTAAGGCTCGTGGTATAATCGCCCGCAATCTAATTACCGGCGATATCGAACGTCACTTCGGTCATGCCGTTGTTTTGGGAACCGGTGGCTACGGAAACGTATTCTACCTTTCTACAAACGCAATGGGCAGTAACGTAACGGCGGCTTGGAAAGCGCACAAACAAGGTGCTTACTTTGCAAATCCTTGTTATACGCAAATTCACCCGACCTGTATCCCGGTTTCCGGCGATCATCAGTCAAAATTAACCCTGATGTCTGAATCGTTGCGTAACGATGGACGTATTTGGGTGCCTAAAAAGAAAGGCGATAATCGTAAAGCATCAGAAATTCCTGAAGACGAAAGAGATTATTATTTAGAGCGTCGTTACCCTGCTTTCGGTAACCTGGTTCCACGTGATGTGGCCTCTCGTGCCGCTAAAGAGCGTTGCGATGCAGGTTATGGCGTTGGTGCTTCGAAACTTGCCGTTTATTTGGATTTTAAAGCCAATACCGAGCGTTACGGTCGTATAGAAGCCTCAAAAGCAGGTAATCATAATCCTGATAAGGAAACCTGCATGCGTTTGGGTACCGCAGTAATTAAAGAGAAATATGGAAACCTTTTCGATATGTATGCGCAAATTACCGGCGAAAATCCATACGAAACGCCAATGCGTATCTATCCGGCCGTTCACTATACAATGGGTGGCTTATGGGTTGATTATAACTTGATGACGTCTGTACCCGGCTTGTATTGCACAGGCGAGGCTAACTTCTCCGATCATGGTGCTAACCGTTTAGGTGCATCGGCGCTAATGCAGGGCCTGGCCGATGGTTATTTCGTTCTGCCTTATACAATTGGTGCTTATTTATCGAAAGAAATTTCTACAAAAGCCATTCCTACAGATCACCCTGCCTTTGTTGAGGCCGAAGAAAAGGCGAAAGGGATTTTAAATAAATTAGTTAGTATCAAAGGGACAAAATCGGTTGATCATTTCCATAAACGTTTAGGCCACATCATGTGGGAAAAATGTGGAATGGCCCGCAATGCAACCGGATTAAACGAGGCAATTCAGGAAATCAGGGCTTTACGTGCTGAGTTTTGGAGCGATGTTCGTGTACCGGGAACGGTAGACGGATTAAACCCGGAACTCGAAAAAGCTGGTCGCGTGGCGGATTTTATCGAGTTAGGGGAGTTAATGTGTATAGATGCATTAAACCGCAACGAAAGCTGCGGCGGTCACTTCCGCGAAGAATACCAAACCGAAGAGGGCGAAGCACTGCGTGATGATGAAAACTATGCCTACGTTGCCGCCTGGGAATTTAAAGAAGGAGTAAACTTTGAGCTTCATAAAGAAGAATTGAAGTTTGAAAATATTAAAGTAGCACAAAGAAGTTATAAATAG
- a CDS encoding ATP-dependent Clp protease adaptor ClpS yields the protein MSTETKEETFTLEEILTSIKTVHRLILWNDDVNTFDHVIYCMMKYLDYSESQAEKIAWKVHNEGKCPVLEGSFTEMEVYRKILQQEGLTVSVD from the coding sequence ATGTCTACAGAAACCAAAGAAGAGACCTTTACGCTCGAGGAGATTTTAACGTCAATAAAAACCGTACATCGCCTTATTTTGTGGAACGACGATGTAAATACTTTCGATCATGTTATCTATTGTATGATGAAGTATCTGGACTATAGCGAGTCGCAAGCTGAAAAAATTGCCTGGAAAGTGCATAACGAGGGGAAATGCCCGGTTTTGGAAGGGTCGTTTACCGAAATGGAGGTGTATCGTAAAATTCTGCAGCAGGAAGGGTTGACGGTTAGTGTTGATTAG
- a CDS encoding nucleotide pyrophosphohydrolase gives MTINEAQETVDEWIKTTGIRYFNELTNTAILMEEVGEVARIMARKYGEQSFKKSDESVNLADEMADVMFVLICLANQTGINLTEALQKNLEKKTIRDADRHKNNKKINP, from the coding sequence ATGACGATTAACGAAGCACAAGAAACTGTAGACGAATGGATTAAAACTACCGGCATCAGGTATTTTAATGAACTGACCAATACTGCAATTTTAATGGAAGAGGTTGGTGAAGTTGCACGGATTATGGCCCGAAAGTACGGCGAGCAATCTTTTAAAAAGAGCGACGAAAGCGTAAATCTGGCCGATGAAATGGCCGACGTGATGTTTGTTCTGATCTGCCTGGCCAACCAAACAGGAATTAACTTAACTGAAGCCCTGCAAAAAAACCTGGAGAAGAAAACCATTCGCGACGCCGATCGGCATAAGAATAATAAAAAGATAAACCCCTAA
- a CDS encoding DUF4286 family protein: MLLYNVTLILEDAAAAEWLKWMQEVHIPEVMATGLFVSNRLLKVLDSPNEGVTYCAQYVLENQDQYNTYQSTYAPALQEKLNEKFKNRFVAYRTLMEFIA, encoded by the coding sequence ATGCTTTTATATAATGTTACATTAATTTTGGAAGATGCTGCTGCGGCAGAATGGTTAAAATGGATGCAGGAAGTCCATATTCCGGAGGTTATGGCTACTGGTTTATTTGTATCGAACAGGCTGTTAAAAGTTCTCGATTCACCAAATGAAGGTGTAACCTATTGCGCCCAATACGTGCTCGAAAATCAGGATCAGTACAACACTTATCAAAGCACTTATGCGCCGGCGTTGCAGGAGAAGTTGAACGAAAAGTTTAAAAATAGATTTGTTGCTTACCGAACGTTGATGGAGTTTATTGCCTAA